One genomic region from Entelurus aequoreus isolate RoL-2023_Sb linkage group LG14, RoL_Eaeq_v1.1, whole genome shotgun sequence encodes:
- the LOC133664782 gene encoding homeobox protein engrailed-2b-like translates to MDGGGRESNRNTNFYIDDILRADFGLKRKGAAGEASVTGRRDEPKAASSGFADGLRRPDDARKSELRGGQAAEKDRGEERDEGAPDAAKQMLWPAWVYCTRYSDRPSSGPRSRKAKAARSPTKDDKRPRTAFTAEQLLRLRAEFQNNRYLTEQRRKNLAKDLGLNESQIKIWFQNKRAKMKKSSAEQNSLAARLMAQGLYNHAAKDDSD, encoded by the exons ATGGACGGCGGAGGTCGGGAGTCGAACCGGAACACCAACTTCTACATCGACGACATTTTGAGGGCGGATTTCGGGCTGAAGAGGAAAGGCGCGGCGGGCGAGGCCAGCGTCACCGGAAGGAGGGACGAGCCCAAAGCCGCCAGTTCCGGATTCGCCGACGGCCTCCGGCGGCCCGACGACGCCCGGAAAAGTGAGCTGCGAGGCGGCCAGGCGGCGGAGAAGGACCGGGGGGAGGAGCGGGACGAGGGCGCACCTGACGCCGCCAAACAGATGCTGTGGCCGGCCTGGGTTTACTGTACGCGCTACTCGGACCGACCGTCCTCAG GTCCCAGGTCCCGCAAGGCCAAAGCGGCCCGGAGTCCGACCAAGGACGACAAGCGGCCCAGGACGGCCTTCACGGCGGAGCAGCTCCTGCGCCTGCGCGCGGAGTTCCAGAACAATCGCTACCTGACCGAGCAGCGCCGCAAGAACCTGGCCAAGGACCTGGGTCTCAACGAGTCCCAGATCAAGATCTGGTTCCAGAACAAGCGGGCCAAGATGAAGAAGAGCAGCGCGGAGCAGAACTCTCTGGCGGCGCGGCTGATGGCGCAGGGACTTTACAACCACGCCGCCAAGGACGACAGCGACTAA